In a genomic window of Drosophila takahashii strain IR98-3 E-12201 chromosome 3L, DtakHiC1v2, whole genome shotgun sequence:
- the Iml1 gene encoding GATOR complex protein Iml1 isoform X2: MKLYKLNTHTRGCNKSYDADLVMNLKDHPNANVGDVVEIYAPDEENGTHLLLQITEFNGSCGRDVISIESGIANAFKMRPYSNVVMRIVNPADVALDSIEITFKDQYMGRSEMWRLKTYLTDTCVYVNKKIDYNDMQIRCQVYEMWSQGERVASGVITEDTKIVFRSSTSMVYLFLQMSSEMWDFDIHGDLYFEKAVNGFLTELFQKWRKLSCNHEVTIVLFSRTFYAAKSLDEFPEHMRDCLQQDYKGRFYEDFYRVAIQNERCDDWCTVLGQLRKLFTSYQATVLRYHERENMKIPPATNSSATQGNFLEVLNISLNTFEKHYLDRTFDRTGQLSVVITPGVGVFSVDRELTNITKQRIIDNGVGSDLVCVGEQPLHAVPLLKFHNKDTTLTSADDYSLPHWINLSFYSTNKKIAYSSFIPRIKLPLFGSQVTLHDVVVGEGEGEENERHFLSCNQSEYKHNSLFDYDAYDEQIFQPLPAQSTCSLQRIVRAKKTSVPSLETYAYRNNDWENLTPTQIPSMRRKMSDPDIHHGTSAMLAALQPDTTNLSESLASEKNSRRTIVSIAPIVRPGRALINPFDPSQVTIKLTSNRRRWTHIFPKGPTGVLIQQHHYQAVPAKTGQQRPLQQIQNNSQSGSNNNNEQEDYGCENGEQYDRVSSHSLLSKSASSQSFVMGDEKIDFFKRRQNSLMNALPANVPNLTATQAKSYLWGATGEQEWTPAITTVKHLRPIVEGEHHHHLGMVEMVAMEPLGDVDPPTETEAGGGGRGKIIIGVDWKSLTIPACLPITTDYFPDKRSLNNDYVISDYTLLPDDVNHDYAQSRAVYRKPLSTEEVCKEIVSQRLAQGFQLIVVDEKPPSVGNCSSGSAVLPVKPPCEINKEYLLSIGRIFHKISLIGSVITVTGYRPRHPYPPINVDYRYRFHAPQHETYEISGVNFTTEKLENFNWNHMDLYICTRGDVDYPLMESLKYWRYRMYLLPRENIVNKIASCQRCDIFPDVTADNTREQVEDFVRLIEAVSKLKRQYARKARDSPIAHITKRRHSTSIISRPQPNQGLMNSPFRERVGSNRLPEKRPSINVRPKLENGRIPRIFPATDAVAAAGIAARDDQDDGFPVDIKFSPNATLAEIFEAMKHPVNGVGYFSQTQSLPSCTFVSYDALMWLKTRLNNGRHPLELLEAMRKERMICHASGDWKKPVVPGFVFYYVVQQDKNAKDYAPPLGDYSAFVNEWLEIEFQGCSFLWHDEPVTTPVPNFLRDSPAPQSWTETCSNKRVYRQSHLEIDVNQKSDRMEWGHVKHHTVLQPRFAFEIVVEWVTSSGPIVADLIGGWMRKANQFNFLVSVPADPMAEPFTKKSDPLRGPIFIPLCTTFLPNGAALFDEFPEDSRSDRMLFLQDAILAKFGFLPCVLEKKYSIGKDLPKEYQYVHCTGNMFALIRCATNNYQVESPILQEANVTRCVYGHTNNTNVPKKVGFLWAWNHMIPNKKWKAQTINNSADGELFQLKMLKDFREFCSNSDQRLSTFWSQSQELRRRAQKFENNNNNTDEVKVRA, translated from the exons ATGAAGCTGTACAAGCtgaacacacacacgcgcggATGCAACAAATCCTATG ATGCGGATTTGGTGATGAACCTAAAGGATCACCCCAATGCCAATGTGGGCGATGTGGTGGAGATCTATGCGCCCGACGAGGAGAACGGCACCCATCTGCTGCTCCAGATCACCGAGTTCAATGGGAGCTGCGGTCGGGATGTGATCAGCATTGAATCAGGGATCGCGAATGCGTTTAAGATGCGTCCATATTCCAATGTGGTGATGCGCATTGTGAACCCGGCGGATGTGGCCCTGGACTCCATAGAGATCACCTTCAAGGATCAGTACATGGGTCGCTCGGAAATGTGGCGCCTAAAGACCTATTTG ACCGACACCTGTGTGTATGTGAACAAGAAGATTGACTACAACGACATGCAAATCCGCTGCCAGGTGTACGAGATGTGGTCGCAGGGCGAGCGCGTGGCCAGCGGCGTCATCACGGAGGACACGAAGATCGTCTTTCGCAGCAGCACTTCGATGGTTTATCTCTTCCTGCAGATGTCCTCCGAGATGTGGGACTTTGACATCCACGGAGATTTGTATTTCGAGAAGGCTGTCAATGGTTTTCTGACTGAACTGTTCCAGAAATGGAGGAAATTGAGCTGCAATCACGAGGTGACCATCGTGCTCTTCTCCCGCACCTTCTATGCGGCCAAATCCCTGGATGAGTTCCCCGAACACATGCGCGACTGCCTGCAGCAGGACTACAAGGGTCGCTTCTACGAGGATTTCTACCGCGTGGCCATTCAAAACGAAAGATGCGACGATTGGTGCACTGTTCTTGGGCAGCTGCGCAAGCTATTCACCTCTTATCAG GCCACCGTGTTGCGCTATCACGAAAGGGAAAACATGAAGATCCCGCCGGCCACCAATTCCTCTGCCACTCAGGGCAACTTTCTGGAGGTTCTAAACATCTCGCTAAACACCTTTGAGAAGCACTACTTGGATAGAACCTTTGATCGCACTGGACAGCTCTCTGTGGTCATTACACCCGGAGTGGGAGTCTTCTCTGTGGATCGCGAGCTGACCAACATCACCAAGCAGCGCATTATCGACAATGGAGTGGGCAGCGATCTGGTCTGCGTGGGCGAGCAGCCTTTGCATGCGGTTCCTTTACTGAAATTCCACAACAAGGACACTACTTTGACCTCCGCTGATGATTATTCCCTGCCCCACTGGATCAACCTGAGTTTCTACTCCACCAACAAGAAGATAGCTTACTCCAGCTTTATACCGCGGATTAAGCTGCCTCTTTTTGGCTCCCAAGTGACGCTCCACGATGTGGTTGTGGGCGAGGGGGAGGGCGAGGAGAACGAGCGTCACTTCCTCAGCTGCAATCAGTCGGAGTACAAGCACAATTCGCTGTTTGATTACGATGCGTATGACGAGCAGATCTTCCAGCCGCTGCCGGCTCAAAGTACTTG CTCCCTGCAGCGCATAGTGCGTGCCAAGAAGACTTCGGTGCCTAGTTTGGAGACCTATGCCTATAGAAACAACGACTGGGAGAACCTCACGCCCACTCAAATACCTTCTATGCGTCGCAAGATGTCCGATCCAGACATTCACCATGGAACCTCTGCAATGCTGGCGGCGTTG CAACCCGATACCACGAATCTCTCCGAGTCGCTGGCTTCCGAGAAGAACTCCCGTCGCACGATCGTCAGCATTGCGCCCATTGTGCGTCCTGGTCGCGCGCTCATCAATCCCTTTGATCCCTCGCAAGTGACCATCAAGCTGACCTCCAATCGCCGCCGCTGGACGCACATCTTTCCCAAGGGTCCAACGGGAGTGCTCATACAGCAGCATCACTACCAAGCGGTGCCGGCGAAAACGGGTCAGCAGCGGCCACTGCAGCAGATCCAGAATAATAGCCAATCtgggagcaacaacaacaatgagcAGGAGGATTATGGATGCGAGAATGGCGAGCAGTACGACCGAGTGTCCAGCCATTCGCTGCTCAGCAAGTCGGCCTCCTCGCAGAGCTTTGTGATGGGCGATGAGAAAATTGATT TCTTCAAGCGCCGTCAAAACTCACTGATGAACGCTTTGCCCGCCAATGTGCCCAACCTAACGGCCACCCAGGCGAAATCCTATCTCTGGGGAGCCACCGGGGAGCAGGAGTGGACGCCAGCAATTACCACGG TCAAGCATCTGAGGCCGATCGTCGAGGGcgagcatcatcatcatctcggAATGGTCGAAATGGTCGCAATGGAGCCACTCGGGGATGTAGATCCGCCCACCGAAACGGAGGCGGGCGGCGGCGGAAGAGGAAAGATCATCATAG GCGTCGACTGGAAGTCGTTGACCATCCCCGCCTGTCTGCCCATCACCACGGATTACTTTCCGGACAAGCGTTCCCTAAACAACGACTATGTGATCTCGGATTACACTTTGCTTCCCGATGATGTGAATCATGATTATGCCCAGAGTAGAGCGGTCTATAGGAAACCTTTATCCACCGAGGAGGTTTGCAAGGAAATCGTTTCGCAGCGGTTGGCTCAGGGATTCCAGCTGATTGTGGTCGATGAGAAGCCTCCGTCGGTGGGCAACTGCTCCTCGGGATCGGCTGTGCTGCCGGTGAAGCCACCTTGCGAGATCAACAAGGAGTATTTGTTGTCTATAGGAAGGATCTTTCACAAGATCTCACTGATTGGTTCTGTGATCACAGTCACGGGTTACAGACCCAG ACATCCCTATCCCCCCATAAATGTGGACTACCGGTATCGTTTTCATGCCCCACAGCATGAAACCTATGAAATCTCTGGCGTAAACTTCACCACCGAGAAGCTGGAGAACTTTAACTGGAACCACATGGATCTGTACATCTGCACGCGTGGCGATGTGGATTATCCACTAATGGAG AGCTTGAAGTACTGGCGCTATCGCATGTATTTGCTGCCCCGGGAGAACATTGTGAACAAGATCGCCAGCTGTCAGCGCTGCGATATATTCCCCGATGTCACGGCGGATAATACGAGGGAACAGGTGGAGGATTTCGTCCGACTCATCGAGGCGGTCAGCAAGCTAAAGCGCCAATATGCGCGCAAGGCGAGA GACAGCCCCATCGCCCACATAACCAAGCGGAGACACAGCACCAGCATTATATCCAGGCCTCAGCCTAACCAG GGACTCATGAACTCTCCGTTCCGGGAGCGAGTCGGCAGTAATCGACTGCCGGAAAAGCGACCCAG CATTAATGTGCGTCCCAAACTGGAAAACGGAAGGATTCCCCGTATTTTTCCCGCCACCGATGCAGTGGCAGCTGCAGGAATCGCCGCCAGAGATGACCAGGATGATGG CTTCCCCGTGGACATCAAGTTCAGCCCGAATGCCACTTTGGCCGAGATATTTGAGGCCATGAAGCATCCTGTCAATGGAGTGGGCTACTTCTCGCAGACCCAGTCACTTCCCTCCTGCACTTTTGTATCCTACGATGCCTTGATGTGGTTGAAAACCCGCCTCAACAATGGACGACATCCTCTGGAGCTGCTAGAGGCCATGCGAAA ggAGCGCATGATCTGCCATGCTTCTGGTGATTGGAAGAAGCCAGTGGTGCCTGGCTTTGTCTTCTACTATGTGGTGCAGCAGGATAAGAATGCCAAAG ATTACGCCCCGCCTTTGGGTGATTACAGCGCCTTTGTCAACGAATGGCTGGAGATTGAGTTCCAGGGATGTAGCTTCCTTTGGCATGATGAGCCAGTGACCACTCCAGTGCCCAATTTCCTAAGGGACTCTCCAGCTCCTCAATCCTGGACAGAAACCTGCAGTAACA AACGCGTCTATCGCCAGTCGCATCTGGAGATCGATGTGAACCAGAAGAGCGATCGCATGGAGTGGGGTCATGTCAAACATCACACAGTGCTGCAGCCCAGATTCGCCTTTGAAATTGTAGTGGAGTGGGTCACCTCATCGGGTCCTATAGTGGCTGATTTG ATTGGCGGATGGATGCGCAAGGCGAATCAGTTTAACTTCCTGGTTTCAGTACCAGCGGATCCCATGGCAGAGCCCTTTACCAAGAAATCAGATCCTCTGAGAGGACCCATTTTCATTCCGCTTTGCACCACATTCCTGCCCAATGGAGCTGCTCTGTTTGATG AGTTCCCTGAGGATAGCCGTTCAGATCGCATGCTGTTCTTGCAGGATGCCATCTTAGCCAAGTTTGGCTTCTTGCCCTGCGTTTTGGAAAAGAAATACAGCATTGGCAAGGAT CTGCCCAAGGAGTATCAGTATGTGCATTGCACGGGCAACATGTTTGCTTTGATACG CTGCGCCACGAACAACTACCAAGTGGAATCTCCCATCCTGCAAGAGGCGAATGTCACACGCTGCGTCTATGGCCACACAAACAACACGAATGTCCCCAAGAAAGTGGGTTTCCTGTGGGCCTGGAATCACATGATACCCAACAAGAAGTGGAAGGCGCAGACCATTAATAACTCCGCAGACGGAGAGCTCTTTCAACTGAAGATGCTGAAGGATTTCCGTGAGTTTTGCTCGAACAGCGATCAGCGTTTGTCCACTTTCTGGTCGCAATCCCAGGAACTAAGGCGCCGGGCCCAGAAGTTTGagaataacaacaataacaccGATGAGGTGAAGGTTAGAGCTTAA
- the Iml1 gene encoding GATOR complex protein Iml1 isoform X7 produces MKLYKLNTHTRGCNKSYDADLVMNLKDHPNANVGDVVEIYAPDEENGTHLLLQITEFNGSCGRDVISIESGIANAFKMRPYSNVVMRIVNPADVALDSIEITFKDQYMGRSEMWRLKTYLTDTCVYVNKKIDYNDMQIRCQVYEMWSQGERVASGVITEDTKIVFRSSTSMVYLFLQMSSEMWDFDIHGDLYFEKAVNGFLTELFQKWRKLSCNHEVTIVLFSRTFYAAKSLDEFPEHMRDCLQQDYKGRFYEDFYRVAIQNERCDDWCTVLGQLRKLFTSYQATVLRYHERENMKIPPATNSSATQGNFLEVLNISLNTFEKHYLDRTFDRTGQLSVVITPGVGVFSVDRELTNITKQRIIDNGVGSDLVCVGEQPLHAVPLLKFHNKDTTLTSADDYSLPHWINLSFYSTNKKIAYSSFIPRIKLPLFGSQVTLHDVVVGEGEGEENERHFLSCNQSEYKHNSLFDYDAYDEQIFQPLPAQSTCSLQRIVRAKKTSVPSLETYAYRNNDWENLTPTQIPSMRRKMSDPDIHHGTSAMLAALQPDTTNLSESLASEKNSRRTIVSIAPIVRPGRALINPFDPSQVTIKLTSNRRRWTHIFPKGPTGVLIQQHHYQAVPAKTGQQRPLQQIQNNSQSGSNNNNEQEDYGCENGEQYDRVSSHSLLSKSASSQSFVMGDEKIDFFKRRQNSLMNALPANVPNLTATQAKSYLWGATGEQEWTPAITTVKHLRPIVEGEHHHHLGMVEMVAMEPLGDVDPPTETEAGGGGRGKIIIGVDWKSLTIPACLPITTDYFPDKRSLNNDYVISDYTLLPDDVNHDYAQSRAVYRKPLSTEEVCKEIVSQRLAQGFQLIVVDEKPPSVGNCSSGSAVLPVKPPCEINKEYLLSIGRIFHKISLIGSVITVTGYRPRHPYPPINVDYRYRFHAPQHETYEISGVNFTTEKLENFNWNHMDLYICTRGDVDYPLMESLKYWRYRMYLLPRENIVNKIASCQRCDIFPDVTADNTREQVEDFVRLIEAVSKLKRQYARKARHDTPRITEKHHNPINSPQQSINVRPKLENGRIPRIFPATDAVAAAGIAARDDQDDGFPVDIKFSPNATLAEIFEAMKHPVNGVGYFSQTQSLPSCTFVSYDALMWLKTRLNNGRHPLELLEAMRKERMICHASGDWKKPVVPGFVFYYVVQQDKNAKDYAPPLGDYSAFVNEWLEIEFQGCSFLWHDEPVTTPVPNFLRDSPAPQSWTETCSNKRVYRQSHLEIDVNQKSDRMEWGHVKHHTVLQPRFAFEIVVEWVTSSGPIVADLIGGWMRKANQFNFLVSVPADPMAEPFTKKSDPLRGPIFIPLCTTFLPNGAALFDEFPEDSRSDRMLFLQDAILAKFGFLPCVLEKKYSIGKDLPKEYQYVHCTGNMFALIRCATNNYQVESPILQEANVTRCVYGHTNNTNVPKKVGFLWAWNHMIPNKKWKAQTINNSADGELFQLKMLKDFREFCSNSDQRLSTFWSQSQELRRRAQKFENNNNNTDEVKVRA; encoded by the exons ATGAAGCTGTACAAGCtgaacacacacacgcgcggATGCAACAAATCCTATG ATGCGGATTTGGTGATGAACCTAAAGGATCACCCCAATGCCAATGTGGGCGATGTGGTGGAGATCTATGCGCCCGACGAGGAGAACGGCACCCATCTGCTGCTCCAGATCACCGAGTTCAATGGGAGCTGCGGTCGGGATGTGATCAGCATTGAATCAGGGATCGCGAATGCGTTTAAGATGCGTCCATATTCCAATGTGGTGATGCGCATTGTGAACCCGGCGGATGTGGCCCTGGACTCCATAGAGATCACCTTCAAGGATCAGTACATGGGTCGCTCGGAAATGTGGCGCCTAAAGACCTATTTG ACCGACACCTGTGTGTATGTGAACAAGAAGATTGACTACAACGACATGCAAATCCGCTGCCAGGTGTACGAGATGTGGTCGCAGGGCGAGCGCGTGGCCAGCGGCGTCATCACGGAGGACACGAAGATCGTCTTTCGCAGCAGCACTTCGATGGTTTATCTCTTCCTGCAGATGTCCTCCGAGATGTGGGACTTTGACATCCACGGAGATTTGTATTTCGAGAAGGCTGTCAATGGTTTTCTGACTGAACTGTTCCAGAAATGGAGGAAATTGAGCTGCAATCACGAGGTGACCATCGTGCTCTTCTCCCGCACCTTCTATGCGGCCAAATCCCTGGATGAGTTCCCCGAACACATGCGCGACTGCCTGCAGCAGGACTACAAGGGTCGCTTCTACGAGGATTTCTACCGCGTGGCCATTCAAAACGAAAGATGCGACGATTGGTGCACTGTTCTTGGGCAGCTGCGCAAGCTATTCACCTCTTATCAG GCCACCGTGTTGCGCTATCACGAAAGGGAAAACATGAAGATCCCGCCGGCCACCAATTCCTCTGCCACTCAGGGCAACTTTCTGGAGGTTCTAAACATCTCGCTAAACACCTTTGAGAAGCACTACTTGGATAGAACCTTTGATCGCACTGGACAGCTCTCTGTGGTCATTACACCCGGAGTGGGAGTCTTCTCTGTGGATCGCGAGCTGACCAACATCACCAAGCAGCGCATTATCGACAATGGAGTGGGCAGCGATCTGGTCTGCGTGGGCGAGCAGCCTTTGCATGCGGTTCCTTTACTGAAATTCCACAACAAGGACACTACTTTGACCTCCGCTGATGATTATTCCCTGCCCCACTGGATCAACCTGAGTTTCTACTCCACCAACAAGAAGATAGCTTACTCCAGCTTTATACCGCGGATTAAGCTGCCTCTTTTTGGCTCCCAAGTGACGCTCCACGATGTGGTTGTGGGCGAGGGGGAGGGCGAGGAGAACGAGCGTCACTTCCTCAGCTGCAATCAGTCGGAGTACAAGCACAATTCGCTGTTTGATTACGATGCGTATGACGAGCAGATCTTCCAGCCGCTGCCGGCTCAAAGTACTTG CTCCCTGCAGCGCATAGTGCGTGCCAAGAAGACTTCGGTGCCTAGTTTGGAGACCTATGCCTATAGAAACAACGACTGGGAGAACCTCACGCCCACTCAAATACCTTCTATGCGTCGCAAGATGTCCGATCCAGACATTCACCATGGAACCTCTGCAATGCTGGCGGCGTTG CAACCCGATACCACGAATCTCTCCGAGTCGCTGGCTTCCGAGAAGAACTCCCGTCGCACGATCGTCAGCATTGCGCCCATTGTGCGTCCTGGTCGCGCGCTCATCAATCCCTTTGATCCCTCGCAAGTGACCATCAAGCTGACCTCCAATCGCCGCCGCTGGACGCACATCTTTCCCAAGGGTCCAACGGGAGTGCTCATACAGCAGCATCACTACCAAGCGGTGCCGGCGAAAACGGGTCAGCAGCGGCCACTGCAGCAGATCCAGAATAATAGCCAATCtgggagcaacaacaacaatgagcAGGAGGATTATGGATGCGAGAATGGCGAGCAGTACGACCGAGTGTCCAGCCATTCGCTGCTCAGCAAGTCGGCCTCCTCGCAGAGCTTTGTGATGGGCGATGAGAAAATTGATT TCTTCAAGCGCCGTCAAAACTCACTGATGAACGCTTTGCCCGCCAATGTGCCCAACCTAACGGCCACCCAGGCGAAATCCTATCTCTGGGGAGCCACCGGGGAGCAGGAGTGGACGCCAGCAATTACCACGG TCAAGCATCTGAGGCCGATCGTCGAGGGcgagcatcatcatcatctcggAATGGTCGAAATGGTCGCAATGGAGCCACTCGGGGATGTAGATCCGCCCACCGAAACGGAGGCGGGCGGCGGCGGAAGAGGAAAGATCATCATAG GCGTCGACTGGAAGTCGTTGACCATCCCCGCCTGTCTGCCCATCACCACGGATTACTTTCCGGACAAGCGTTCCCTAAACAACGACTATGTGATCTCGGATTACACTTTGCTTCCCGATGATGTGAATCATGATTATGCCCAGAGTAGAGCGGTCTATAGGAAACCTTTATCCACCGAGGAGGTTTGCAAGGAAATCGTTTCGCAGCGGTTGGCTCAGGGATTCCAGCTGATTGTGGTCGATGAGAAGCCTCCGTCGGTGGGCAACTGCTCCTCGGGATCGGCTGTGCTGCCGGTGAAGCCACCTTGCGAGATCAACAAGGAGTATTTGTTGTCTATAGGAAGGATCTTTCACAAGATCTCACTGATTGGTTCTGTGATCACAGTCACGGGTTACAGACCCAG ACATCCCTATCCCCCCATAAATGTGGACTACCGGTATCGTTTTCATGCCCCACAGCATGAAACCTATGAAATCTCTGGCGTAAACTTCACCACCGAGAAGCTGGAGAACTTTAACTGGAACCACATGGATCTGTACATCTGCACGCGTGGCGATGTGGATTATCCACTAATGGAG AGCTTGAAGTACTGGCGCTATCGCATGTATTTGCTGCCCCGGGAGAACATTGTGAACAAGATCGCCAGCTGTCAGCGCTGCGATATATTCCCCGATGTCACGGCGGATAATACGAGGGAACAGGTGGAGGATTTCGTCCGACTCATCGAGGCGGTCAGCAAGCTAAAGCGCCAATATGCGCGCAAGGCGAGA CATGACACACCTAGAATCACTGAAAAGCATCATAACCCAATAAACTCACCGCAGCAAAG CATTAATGTGCGTCCCAAACTGGAAAACGGAAGGATTCCCCGTATTTTTCCCGCCACCGATGCAGTGGCAGCTGCAGGAATCGCCGCCAGAGATGACCAGGATGATGG CTTCCCCGTGGACATCAAGTTCAGCCCGAATGCCACTTTGGCCGAGATATTTGAGGCCATGAAGCATCCTGTCAATGGAGTGGGCTACTTCTCGCAGACCCAGTCACTTCCCTCCTGCACTTTTGTATCCTACGATGCCTTGATGTGGTTGAAAACCCGCCTCAACAATGGACGACATCCTCTGGAGCTGCTAGAGGCCATGCGAAA ggAGCGCATGATCTGCCATGCTTCTGGTGATTGGAAGAAGCCAGTGGTGCCTGGCTTTGTCTTCTACTATGTGGTGCAGCAGGATAAGAATGCCAAAG ATTACGCCCCGCCTTTGGGTGATTACAGCGCCTTTGTCAACGAATGGCTGGAGATTGAGTTCCAGGGATGTAGCTTCCTTTGGCATGATGAGCCAGTGACCACTCCAGTGCCCAATTTCCTAAGGGACTCTCCAGCTCCTCAATCCTGGACAGAAACCTGCAGTAACA AACGCGTCTATCGCCAGTCGCATCTGGAGATCGATGTGAACCAGAAGAGCGATCGCATGGAGTGGGGTCATGTCAAACATCACACAGTGCTGCAGCCCAGATTCGCCTTTGAAATTGTAGTGGAGTGGGTCACCTCATCGGGTCCTATAGTGGCTGATTTG ATTGGCGGATGGATGCGCAAGGCGAATCAGTTTAACTTCCTGGTTTCAGTACCAGCGGATCCCATGGCAGAGCCCTTTACCAAGAAATCAGATCCTCTGAGAGGACCCATTTTCATTCCGCTTTGCACCACATTCCTGCCCAATGGAGCTGCTCTGTTTGATG AGTTCCCTGAGGATAGCCGTTCAGATCGCATGCTGTTCTTGCAGGATGCCATCTTAGCCAAGTTTGGCTTCTTGCCCTGCGTTTTGGAAAAGAAATACAGCATTGGCAAGGAT CTGCCCAAGGAGTATCAGTATGTGCATTGCACGGGCAACATGTTTGCTTTGATACG CTGCGCCACGAACAACTACCAAGTGGAATCTCCCATCCTGCAAGAGGCGAATGTCACACGCTGCGTCTATGGCCACACAAACAACACGAATGTCCCCAAGAAAGTGGGTTTCCTGTGGGCCTGGAATCACATGATACCCAACAAGAAGTGGAAGGCGCAGACCATTAATAACTCCGCAGACGGAGAGCTCTTTCAACTGAAGATGCTGAAGGATTTCCGTGAGTTTTGCTCGAACAGCGATCAGCGTTTGTCCACTTTCTGGTCGCAATCCCAGGAACTAAGGCGCCGGGCCCAGAAGTTTGagaataacaacaataacaccGATGAGGTGAAGGTTAGAGCTTAA